The Phoenix dactylifera cultivar Barhee BC4 chromosome 17, palm_55x_up_171113_PBpolish2nd_filt_p, whole genome shotgun sequence genome contains a region encoding:
- the LOC103705452 gene encoding serine/threonine-protein phosphatase PP1-like: MWALSGGGMDLGLLDDINRRLLEVRGSRAGKQVQLSEAEIRQLCVVSRDIFLQQPNLLELEAPIKIFAFSWCKAMRMWIVVWMMQIYCQKKAAMALSRMSEPKIPPMLLSFVLETG; this comes from the exons ATGTGGGCTTTGTCGGGTGGTGGGATGGATCTCGGTCTTCTGGATGATATCAATAGGCGGCTGCTGGAAGTGAGGGGGAGTCGAGCGGGGAAGCAGGTGCAGCTCTCGGAGGCGGAGATCCGGCAGCTCTGCGTCGTGTCGAGGGACATCTTCTTGCAGCAGCCCAATCTTCTCGAGCTCGAGGCGCCCATCAAGATTTTCG CCTTTTCTTGGTGCAAGGCCATGAGAATGTGGATCGTGGTGTGGATGATGCAAATCTACTGTCAAAAAAAAGCTGCAATGGCTCTTTCAAGGATGTCCGAGCCCAAAATTCCACCAATGTTGCTGAGTTTTGTTCTTGAAACAGGATAG
- the LOC103705451 gene encoding inorganic phosphate transporter 1-4-like, translating to MAGEQLQVLNALDVAKTQWYHFTAIVIAGMGFFTDAYDLFCISLVTKLLGRIYYHVDGSPTPGSLPPNVSAAVNGVAFCGTLSGQLFFGWLGDKMGRKRVYGMTLMLMVLCSVASGLSFGHTPRSVMATLCFFRFWLGFGIGGDYPLSATIMSEYASKKTRGAFIAAVFAMQGIGILAGGMIAITVSAAFKNYFPAPTYAVDPVASTVPEADFVWRIILMFGAIPAALTYYWRMKMPETARYTALVAKNAKQAAADMSKVLQVELEEDQAKVEQMTGKQANAFGLFSKKFLARHGLHLLGTTTTWFLLDIAFYSQNLFQKDIFSAIGWIPKAATMNALEEVFRIARAQTLIALCGTVPGYWFTVALIDIIGRFTIQAIGFFMMTVFMLGLAIPYDHWTTPGNHIGFIVMYAFTFFFANFGPNSTTFIVPAEIFPARLRSTCHGISAASGKLGAIVGSFGFLYLAQNKDPAKTDHGYHPGIGVRNSLFLLAACNLLGFFFTFLVPESKGKSLEEMSRENEDEGPTAESDVPVGYYRTAPEV from the coding sequence ATGGCAGGGGAGCAGCTCCAGGTGCTGAACGCTTTGGATGTGGCCAAGACGCAATGGTACCACTTCACGGCCATCGTGATCGCCGGCATGGGCTTCTTCACCGACGCCTACGACCTCTTCTGCATCTCCCTCGTCACCAAGCTCCTCGGCCGCATCTACTACCACGTCGACGGCTCCCCGACCCCCGGATCCCTCCCCCCCAACGTCTCCGCTGCTGTCAACGGCGTCGCCTTCTGCGGCACCCTCTCAGGCCAGCTCTTCTTCGGCTGGCTCGGCGACAAGATGGGCCGGAAGCGCGTCTACGGCATGACCCTCATGCTCATGGTCCTCTGCTCGGTCGCGTCCGGCCTCTCCTTCGGCCACACTCCTAGGTCTGTCATGGCCACCCTCTGCTTCTTCCGCTTCTGGCTCGGCTTCGGCATCGGCGGCGACTACCCCCTCTCCGCCACCATCATGTCCGAGTACGCCAGCAAGAAGACCCGTGGTGCCTTCATCGCGGCCGTCTTCGCCATGCAGGGCATCGGCATCCTCGCCGGTGGCATGATCGCCATCACCGTCTCAGCCGCCTTCAAGAACTACTTCCCTGCCCCCACCTACGCCGTCGACCCCGTAGCCTCGACCGTCCCCGAGGCCGATTTCGTCTGGCGCATAATTCTCATGTTTGGCGCCATCCCGGCGGCGCTCACCTACTACTGGCGGATGAAGATGCCCGAGACTGCCCGCTACACTGCTCTCGTCGCCAAGAACGCCAAGCAGGCAGCTGCCGACATGTCCAAAGTCCTCCAGGTCGAGCTCGAGGAGGACCAGGCCAAGGTGGAGCAGATGACCGGCAAACAGGCGAACGCCTTTGGCCTCTTCTCGAAGAAATTCCTGGCTCGCCACGGCCTCcacctcctcggcaccaccacCACCTGGTTCCTCCTCGACATCGCCTTCTACAGCCAGAACCTCTTCCAGAAAGACATCTTCAGCGCCATCGGATGGATCCCCAAGGCCGCCACCATGAACGCTCTCGAAGAAGTGTTCAGGATCGCCAGGGCCCAGACTCTGATCGCACTCTGCGGCACCGTCCCGGGGTACTGGTTCACCGTGGCCCTCATCGACATCATCGGCCGGTTCACGATCCAGGCGATCGGGTTCTTCATGATGACGGTGTTCATGCTCGGCCTCGCCATCCCCTACGACCACTGGACCACGCCGGGCAACCACATCGGCTTCATCGTCATGTATGCGTTCACCTTCTTCTTCGCCAACTTTGGTCCCAACAGCACCACCTTCATCGTGCCTGCAGAAATTTTTCCGGCCAGGCTGAGGTCGACGTGCCATGGGATCTCAGCAGCGTCGGGGAAGCTTGGTGCGATCGTCGGCTCGTTTGGGTTTCTGTACTTGGCCCAGAACAAGGACCCGGCCAAAACCGACCATGGGTACCATCCCGGCATTGGTGTCAGGAACTCCCTCTTCTTGCTCGCCGCCTGCAACCTCTTGGGGTTCTTCTTTACCTTCCTGGTGCCCGAGTCGAAGGGCAAGTCTCTGGAGGAGATGTCTCGGGAGAACGAGGACGAGGGCCCAACAGCAGAATCTGATGTCCCTGTCGGTTACTATAGGACTGCCCCTGAGGTCTAG